The genomic region ATATGAATATGCCGCTTTAAAATGTGGATTTTATTTCGGGTGGTGGAGCGCGGGGTGGTTTTTCCACCCCTTCACCTCTCCTAGCACTCGTGAGCCCCCCAACAATTGGGGTAGTAGTACAATTTCCGCACAAAAAAAGTACGTTAATATCCTCgatttcttcttatttaattcgggtcgcaatttaaaaaataagccCAAAACTCTCCCAAAAAGTAAAGAATTGGTATCCATTAGGTTTTTGGCGATCAACTTTCTCCGAAAAGTAGCAGCAGGAGAAGCAACTTGTTCGGAATTATCGGTTTCTTTCTCTTCTCTTACACTTATAAGACGGAGATGAAGAAGTGAGTTAATTTTTGAGCCTTTTGCTTCGATGGTTTAAGGTCGAGGTTGGCTCAAAGCGGTGTGCAGCTTGCAAATGCAATTGACACTACTTTcgaaaaatttcgattttcgTGGGCGAGCTAACAATGTGAAAAGATCTCAATTTATTTCACAACATCCGCGACGCCAAATTTCTTaattcaaatgaaattttccTAAAAGAAATTACAAAACATCAGATGACAATCGgaattgatatttttgagttaaaaaaaaaatatcggtCATTTCACTTTCTTTTCGGGTCATGCGGCAATTCGCGCCCCCCTTTTCCATGACCGAGTTGCTATTTTTGCGCGGCCTGTTTGAAAAGTGAACCTCTCTCctcgcaaaaaaaatatacgatCCGGCAACGAGTGCATAGTTCGTTCGTTCACTGCTACTGCATCGACCGCTAAACAGcccgaatttaaaaatatttgccAGCAACGCGCTCcctaaactaaaattaaaattctataTGCGAACttcgacgaaaaaaatttacttttgttGTTTACCCAACCCAACGATACCTCCCATCCGGCAGGATTTACTATACAAAGATTACTCTTAGATTTACTCTTAAGAATCTTTAGAAATCTTTACAaagtaacttaaaaaaatttattgattttcaaataGCGAATaataaatcctttaaaatgagcccaaacaacatggggttatcttaaaaaatgacTGAGATATCAacgaaaaactttaaaaaacaattgaggatcgtaattttttaaaataatcgtatctacGTAGTTTTTTAGATAACCACATCGTGCTTGGCCTTGTTTTAAAGCATTATTAATGGAGAtcatgaatttattaaaaatttctttattttttgaatttttcaatttacttgaaaaacaagttataactcatttttattcgaaattatggtagaaagtaaaaaatcggttaaaatgagcccaaacacgatcgggtaatctcaaaaaataaatgagatatcatcaaaaaactaaaagaaacaGTTGACGatcgttatttttaaaatcgtcgTATCTGCgtggtttttaaaataaccacatcgtgtttgggcttcttttaaagcatttttaatggAGACTATgaatttataaaagtttttttatattttgaatttttcaatttatttgaaaaacaagttataacaaatttttattcgaaattctggtagaaagtaaaaaatcgattaaaatgaGCTCAAACACGATGGGGACATCtcgaaaaataaatgatatatcatcaaaaaactaaaaaaaacagTTGACGAtcgttatattttaaaatcgtcCTATCTACGTAGTTTTTTAGATAACCACATCGTGTTTGGCCttgttttaaagcatttttaatggagattatgaatttattaaaaatttctttattttttgaatttttcaatttacttcaagttataactaatttttattcgaaattcTGGTAGAAAGTAAATAATCGgctaaaatgagcccaaacatgatggggtaatctcaaaaaatgattgagatgtcattgaaaagctaaaaaaacaattaacgatcgttattttttaaaataatcgtatctccgTGGTTTTTAAGATAACTCCATCGTGTTTGGCCTTGTTTCTAAAGCTTTTTTAATGGAGACCAcatatgacattttaaatttttttataaataaggtGGTCACACTGGAAGCTTGAAATTTGCTAGAACCAAATctcaaacgtttctttataacctcaaaaagtttcatttcttaattcttaacggtttcggagaaaataatttttttctaaccaCACTTTTAAGAAACATCAATTTCATATcagtcatttttaaaaatgtttataaaataagatGGTGGCCCTGGAAGCTTGTAATTTAGTATAACCTAAACctcaaacattattttataacctcaaaaagagtcatttcttaactcttagtaattttcgagatatcaattatttttaaccttAGTTTCAATAAAGAGTATTAAATCATCGAGCTAATTATAAACAGTTCTAGCAAAATCTTTCTattcatatcttaagaattactgagatatgatataaaataatgtgattttaaaatgaatcaatttttgtatggatgtaaaaaaattttgttgcgGGGGATGGAGTGCAAACTCGTAGTTTTTTTTTCCCAAGGTCGTTCGTTCGCGGGGGGTTGAAATCGAAAACACCACGAGGCGGAAAGCGAAAGCGAAAACACGTGCACATCGGCTctcgtatttttttttatccgCACACTTTCGTTGACCGTGTGTACGAGAACGCAAAAAAAATCGCTTTCGTTTCCaacattttcaaaacggctaatATTCCGGTTTGATTTTCCGGGGGGGCGAAAGCGCGAGAGAGTCGACGGGGGTTCGCGAAAAAGATAGATACAATTAAAATCCGAAATAGAAACATCAATACATCTGCATACACGCGGCGCCGTTCGGGGCGTTTTTTAAACCACCCCCGCGCCGCGTCCCGGGGAAAAGCGCGCGGCGTTTTTGCAAAGGGGTAAAGCCCCCCTTCTCGCGCGCGCGGGGGGAGCAGAACGAAAACCACGCCTCGCTTTTAAAATCCCCGACACAACTAATACAACTGCGCAGTGAATCATTATTAGATTTTTAACAACGTTGCCCGGGAATTCTCTCCCTCTATCTCACTTTTCTCTCTTTTTCCATATAAAATGGTTTGACGGAAAAATCTATAGTTGTATGACAACTCAACAaagtaaatatatttatggatAATGAAggtggaaaaatcaaattgcaTTAAAGTTTGAATTCATTTATTTGCTCACAGATAATAGTGCGATTATAACTAACTTGTATCtacatacaaaagaaaattcaacttaattattaaaaaccgtctgaaattatctcaataaatcATCTATTTTGTATCTATAAGAAAAGGACGgcttaaaaaattattcgaacttaatttttatattctctcaatgtatatatgtatatatataatatacagggtaattcaaaagttgttttttttttgaatgaccctgtataattgaaacgttatcacattttttttttaaacgttctGGAGTCTCGGCGATTTTTTGAAGGTGGGGGGAAGTAAAAGAACGAGACCTATCAGGACCTTGAACCCGACTGATGACCAGAACTGGTTTCCAACTGCCAAATATCTTTGCTAGAAGCTAAGGACTAAAAAAAGTACATCGCGATGcaccttaaaaaattaacgaaaaaaatttttcttgatatatttctttttggtcTTTTGGCGTATCAGAAATATGTATTACCAAAACTCATTTCCAACcatcatcaaaaattaattgactcattttattttattaattaattaactaataattaattttttaaatttattgttttattaaaaaattacagtaaaacctcaatataacGGACTTCGACTAAATcacaattttgacgtttcgaacataacctaattcaacataattttaaataacttttgtttacaaatttatttcattaacggtaatttttatatcacatcttACATTATCATCTattatcttcaatttttgatataaattgtGTCTTAACACCAAAAAATTACGTCAatgggatttttttaaattttgtcgtTTTTGAACGTATCCTAATTCGACGTAATTCctttttaatcactttttctctacaaatttttattattaagtcagcaatttttatatgatattgaaaatagaatcttttatctttaatttatgATGTAAATCGGTTTTtaactccaaaaaataaaatcaatgcaactttattaaattttgacgtttacgAATGTATCCTAATTCGACGTAATACTTTTTAACGACTTGTTCTctacaaatttttgttattaattcagcaatttttatatgatattgaaaatagaatcatttatcttcaatttgtgatataaatcgttttttaactcctaaaaattaactcaacgagatttttttaaattttcacgtTTTCGAACGTATCCTAATTCAACTTAACTCCTTTTAAATAACTGTTCTTTACAAATCATTACCATCAATACGGCAATTTTTATATCTCATCTTAAAATATCgcctttaatcttcaatttgtgatataaatcggtttttaactccaaaaaataaaatcaatgagattttattacattttgacgttttcgaacgTATCCTAATATATTTTCTCTacaagtttttattattaactcagcaatttttatatgatattgaaaataacatcttttatcttacatttatgatataaatcgtttcttaattccaaaaaattacgtcaatgatttttcttttaattttgacgttgtCGAACGTATCCTAATGTAACCTAATTCCTTTTTGAAGACTTTCTgaagtatatttttattgaactaaaagtggaactaacactacacctacaactagaaacattctgttttagccgtcttaacagacgttcggctaaaccagaatgtttctagttctaggtctaatgttagttcttaTAACAGTGTTTTAGTCcgttatatcaaatttttacttaaactgaattaaattttttgatttttaataagccaacattattattaattttttttgaatatacaAAGCTTTCCCTTAAatctaatttgttttaaaagatttacaCAGTGTACATAacgataaaatttatttatcagtTTCGCTAATTGTCGCAGGAACATTAGGATCGTAATTTCCCAACCTATTTTGTTCTTCCTGTATAGAATCGTCATCATCCCTTGAAGACCCCTTCGAATTATTAGGCATAATCAACTCCGTTAACAAATCATCCGAAagcatttcaaaacttttcatGCTATCGATACTTTTAAAGATAGCCGACGTTATTTTTGgctttgtatttttttctggcttttttattttaatcccTCCGTCGCTGCCACCATTTGTATACTCAACTTGATTCGTATAAACGTAAGAAAACTCCGAGAGACTTTGATTCGACTGTGTCAAACCGGTTTGATTATGAATTAGGTTTTCTGTGTTGACGGGCGAAGTCGTTTCCGGATAATCCAAGTAATCTTCTTCGTCTTCTTCGTCGTACTTCGATGGGGGATCGTGTATTAAAGCTGTTTGATCCGATTCGGCAATCACCGGAAGATTTCCCGAACCGGGACTTCTTCTCACACCTTGTTGTACTTCCACCACGAAAACGCCATCTCTTGCACTTGGCGAATATTTCATTTTAGTCGCTCTGCTATCTTCTTCAAgatcctaaaattaaaaagaaattagttATTTTCGCATTGTTTAATAAAGACGTTATTGAAAGATTAATTTGGACATTTAAAATGATAAGTCTATAGGCTTCAATGAAGAGGATCCAGTTTGCCAGCAATGTTTAGCTTCtatcagcagtatttagttttatacaaaatgtaCGTAGTCGTCTATCAGCTGTATCTAGCTTCTGCCGGctgtatttagtcttctaacAGCAATATCTAGCTTCTGTCAGCTGTATCTAATCTTATACCAGCAATATGTAACTTATGTCAGCAGAATCTAGTCTTCTACTAGAAGAGCTTATTAGCACACAAAGCATTTTTACAGATAACATCTTGGAAAGGTGTACTAATAGATAAACTAACAGGATTCCTTCTTTAGAAAGACTGGTTGATAGAGGAAAAGATTATGATCATCCAGGGTTACTATGATGAACTTTAGCGTAGAAGGAAGAtttattttgacataaaaTTCATGCAGagaataaaaaatcctttaaaataaacccAAACTCGATGGAGTTATCTCAAAGAATGGCAGcgatataacctaaaatacaaaaaaacaatCGACGATCATCATTTCTTAAAACCTTCATATCTCGGtagtttttaaagataaccccatcaagtttggactcgttttaaaacatttttaacgtAGATTACGTTTCTTTCTTCAGTTTCCACAATAAGATGGTTATTCTTTAACGTCATCGTGATGATGCTTCCGTTGGTGTTCGAATGATTCGTTTTCGCGTTTTGAAGCGAATTTT from Onthophagus taurus isolate NC chromosome 5, IU_Otau_3.0, whole genome shotgun sequence harbors:
- the LOC111426692 gene encoding uncharacterized protein, with the translated sequence MNLSHQDMTLTGPNATRPPEIYRFVPGMTPKPQPDNIITRTTSSPGKIFNGTGFYIEDDTEIGFNDLQTLFLACFATITPLILTVITGFAIRSLWRRYSKRSADKLYSDAVRNESSVESVSQPLHTHLFNNDKSTETHLTIETAEEICETATTTTKNSLQNAKTNHSNTNGSIITMTLKNNHLIVETEERNDLEEDSRATKMKYSPSARDGVFVVEVQQGVRRSPGSGNLPVIAESDQTALIHDPPSKYDEEDEEDYLDYPETTSPVNTENLIHNQTGLTQSNQSLSEFSYVYTNQVEYTNGGSDGGIKIKKPEKNTKPKITSAIFKSIDSMKSFEMLSDDLLTELIMPNNSKGSSRDDDDSIQEEQNRLGNYDPNVPATISETDK